The following coding sequences lie in one Candidatus Nitrospira allomarina genomic window:
- a CDS encoding SDR family NAD(P)-dependent oxidoreductase yields MNEPFCQTPEDKVSTRSNVMVFGGSGIIGGAIARVFGRQGWRVGLHYHQHQTVAKETAAVITKAGGESYLYQADVTNSSQIQTILQEFIQSHHSLNVMVWAVGMGPSKLLVKTSPEDWTRILHTNLTGAYTVLKAMAPVFEQQNNGSVILVGSLSGEQGVAGQAAYAASKAGLVGLMHTVAKEWGPFNIRVNMVFPGWHLSPISKPGWHAAMELRNHTLHRTPSLQNVATSIYHMALSPDTSGQIWNLDSRTW; encoded by the coding sequence ATGAACGAACCTTTTTGCCAAACACCTGAGGACAAGGTGAGTACCCGTTCGAACGTCATGGTGTTTGGCGGATCCGGAATTATCGGTGGAGCCATTGCGAGGGTGTTCGGACGCCAGGGTTGGAGAGTAGGTCTTCATTACCATCAACATCAAACTGTCGCAAAAGAAACCGCCGCCGTGATCACGAAGGCCGGAGGGGAAAGTTATCTGTATCAAGCCGACGTCACCAACAGCTCGCAAATTCAGACTATTCTTCAGGAATTCATCCAATCCCATCATTCTCTGAATGTCATGGTGTGGGCCGTGGGGATGGGCCCTTCGAAGCTCCTAGTCAAAACCTCCCCTGAGGACTGGACCAGGATTCTTCATACCAACCTGACCGGTGCCTATACCGTACTTAAAGCCATGGCCCCCGTCTTTGAACAACAAAATAATGGGTCCGTCATTTTGGTAGGCTCTCTTTCTGGTGAACAAGGCGTAGCAGGACAAGCCGCCTACGCGGCGTCTAAGGCAGGACTGGTTGGATTGATGCACACAGTGGCAAAGGAGTGGGGGCCCTTCAATATTCGAGTGAATATGGTATTCCCAGGCTGGCACCTCTCACCCATATCAAAACCGGGATGGCATGCGGCCATGGAGCTCCGCAACCACACGCTCCACAGAACTCCTTCTCTACAAAATGTGGCCACGTCTATCTATCACATGGCCCTATCGCCTGATACGTCTGGACAAATATGGAATCTGGACAGCCGGACTTGGTAA
- the bioD gene encoding dethiobiotin synthase: MSTHPDHLAIFITATDTGVGKTTITASLVLGLKKQGYQVGVMKPVETGIDPQQTETSDTVRLQSLLSPPPPFASICLYAFPQPIAPLTCARETGTTIELARIATAFHLLRQQHPVCLVEGAGGLLTPLSPTHTIRDLIATLNLPALVVGRTSLGSVNHMLLTLEALKGAGIKPCGIVLNDPLSTTQTERFIQQRTSTIRLIQEWSEVPVFGPLEFQKTMQRDWRMGVETLAEHPEMQRLARHIIETQP, from the coding sequence ATGAGCACTCACCCTGACCATCTCGCCATATTCATAACCGCGACCGACACCGGGGTCGGAAAAACAACTATCACGGCGTCTCTGGTTCTGGGGTTGAAAAAACAAGGGTATCAAGTGGGTGTCATGAAGCCGGTCGAAACCGGTATCGATCCCCAACAGACAGAAACTTCCGATACAGTCCGTCTTCAAAGTCTACTCTCCCCTCCTCCTCCCTTCGCGTCAATCTGTCTCTATGCCTTTCCTCAGCCCATTGCACCGTTAACTTGCGCGCGCGAGACTGGAACAACCATTGAGCTTGCGCGTATTGCCACCGCCTTTCATCTCCTCAGACAACAGCACCCGGTGTGTCTCGTGGAAGGGGCTGGAGGCTTACTTACTCCACTCTCACCAACGCACACCATACGAGACCTGATCGCGACTCTGAATCTTCCCGCTCTCGTAGTCGGCCGGACAAGCCTGGGCAGCGTGAACCATATGCTCCTGACTTTGGAAGCATTGAAGGGTGCCGGGATTAAGCCGTGTGGAATCGTCCTGAATGATCCCCTGTCTACAACTCAAACCGAGAGGTTCATTCAGCAGCGCACCTCCACGATTCGTCTGATTCAAGAATGGTCGGAAGTGCCGGTATTTGGCCCCTTGGAGTTTCAAAAAACCATGCAGAGGGATTGGCGAATGGGAGTGGAAACCCTAGCCGAGCATCCTGAAATGCAACGGTTGGCCAGGCATATTATTGAAACTCAGCCATAA
- the thiE gene encoding thiamine phosphate synthase — translation MTAVHTPRIFPPDIFSRFYLIVDDHWASRCSLLEVLQQAGEAGVKLVQYRNKTGSMKQAYEAALALRKVAAERGMTFIVNDRCDLALALEADGVHLGQGDLPLHLARKVVGQKMLIGVSTHSPEQVRLATEEGADYLGFGPIFSTRTKANHEPVVGIQGLAGVRSLTALPIIAIGGIVPGSVPALQGAGANGVAVASAILDAVDRPRVLAQFMAEFQ, via the coding sequence ATGACCGCAGTTCATACTCCGCGCATTTTTCCTCCTGATATTTTTTCACGATTCTATCTCATTGTGGATGACCACTGGGCCTCGAGATGTTCATTGCTGGAGGTCCTTCAACAGGCTGGCGAAGCTGGGGTCAAGTTGGTGCAATATCGCAATAAAACCGGATCGATGAAACAGGCCTATGAAGCGGCCCTTGCCCTTCGAAAGGTGGCGGCAGAAAGGGGCATGACGTTTATTGTGAATGATCGCTGTGATTTGGCGTTAGCTCTCGAGGCCGATGGTGTACACCTTGGTCAGGGCGACCTTCCCCTGCATCTTGCGCGGAAAGTCGTTGGACAGAAAATGTTGATTGGGGTTTCGACACACAGTCCTGAACAGGTGCGATTGGCTACTGAAGAAGGTGCGGATTATTTAGGGTTCGGCCCTATTTTTTCAACGAGAACCAAAGCGAATCATGAGCCGGTCGTTGGTATTCAAGGACTGGCTGGTGTTCGAAGCCTGACCGCTCTTCCCATCATTGCCATTGGTGGGATTGTTCCCGGTTCCGTTCCGGCACTCCAAGGCGCGGGGGCCAATGGCGTGGCGGTGGCTTCGGCCATACTCGATGCGGTTGATCGGCCTAGGGTCCTGGCGCAGTTTATGGCTGAGTTTCAATAA
- the accC gene encoding acetyl-CoA carboxylase biotin carboxylase subunit, with protein sequence MFKKILIANRGEIALRVNRACRELGIRTVAIHSDVDAQSLHVRYADEHVCVGPAEGGLSYRNIPNVLSAAEITGVDAIHPGYGFLAENAHFAEVCESIGITFIGPTSEHIALLSDKSKARAHMKKRGIPVLPGSDGEIDDSKTCVAIAKKLGFPVIVKASAGGGGRGMRVVWHEEELTQAIESAQLEAQTAFGHGGVYLERFFEDPRHIEFQIMADNHGHVVHFHERDCSIQRRYQKVLEESPSPALDDTLRRKMGQVAVEAIKSVKYRNAGTVEFLMDQSGKFYFMEVNTRIQVEHPVTEMVTGVDLIKEQIRIAAGEELSYRQKDIQLTGHAIECRINAECPDRFTPSPGPITKFCPPGGPGIRVDTAMDTTGIVHPYYDSMIAKLIAFGRDRNEAIARTRRALDEFVIDGIKTSIPLHRRILDHPDFQKGPVSTRFLDRLVALQSP encoded by the coding sequence GTGTTTAAAAAAATATTGATTGCCAATCGTGGAGAAATTGCCCTGCGGGTGAATCGAGCGTGCCGGGAGTTGGGCATTCGCACTGTTGCGATCCATTCCGACGTTGATGCCCAATCACTCCATGTCCGTTATGCAGACGAGCATGTATGCGTCGGACCTGCCGAAGGTGGACTGAGCTACCGGAATATCCCGAATGTATTGAGTGCCGCGGAGATTACCGGAGTGGATGCGATTCACCCAGGGTACGGGTTTTTGGCTGAAAATGCGCATTTTGCGGAAGTCTGCGAATCGATTGGGATTACCTTTATTGGGCCCACCTCAGAGCATATTGCCTTACTCAGCGATAAATCAAAAGCCCGGGCCCACATGAAGAAGCGGGGGATCCCTGTATTGCCCGGGAGCGATGGTGAAATTGACGATTCCAAAACGTGCGTCGCTATTGCCAAAAAGCTTGGGTTTCCGGTCATTGTGAAAGCCTCAGCCGGTGGCGGAGGGCGTGGCATGCGGGTGGTCTGGCATGAAGAAGAGTTGACCCAGGCGATCGAGTCCGCCCAATTAGAAGCGCAAACAGCCTTTGGTCACGGGGGCGTGTATCTCGAGCGTTTTTTTGAAGATCCACGACACATTGAATTTCAGATTATGGCGGATAACCATGGGCATGTTGTGCATTTTCATGAACGAGATTGTTCCATACAGCGGCGCTATCAAAAGGTGTTGGAGGAATCCCCCTCTCCAGCGTTGGACGACACGTTGCGACGAAAAATGGGACAGGTTGCTGTCGAAGCCATCAAATCCGTGAAATATCGAAACGCCGGAACTGTTGAATTTCTCATGGATCAAAGTGGAAAGTTTTATTTCATGGAAGTCAATACGCGAATTCAAGTTGAGCATCCGGTCACCGAAATGGTGACGGGAGTTGATCTGATTAAGGAGCAAATTCGCATTGCCGCCGGTGAGGAACTGTCCTACCGACAAAAGGATATTCAATTGACCGGACATGCCATCGAATGCCGAATCAATGCCGAATGTCCGGACCGATTTACCCCTAGCCCCGGACCCATCACAAAATTTTGTCCCCCAGGTGGACCAGGAATACGCGTCGATACGGCCATGGATACAACCGGTATTGTCCATCCCTATTATGACTCGATGATTGCGAAGCTTATTGCTTTTGGGCGAGATCGAAATGAAGCCATAGCTCGAACCAGACGCGCGTTGGATGAATTTGTAATTGACGGAATTAAAACCAGCATTCCTCTCCATCGACGGATTCTTGATCATCCTGATTTCCAGAAGGGTCCAGTGTCGACTCGATTTTTGGACCGGCTTGTTGCTTTACAGTCCCCATGA
- the accB gene encoding acetyl-CoA carboxylase biotin carboxyl carrier protein, which yields MADSSRREIEDLVEVLNRYHLTELEFEKKGVRIRIRRDHVPASSQQVDVSRTVEAGSFQDQPVPLLSSEPAHFLTVTSPIVGTFYRSPSPDTDPYVEEGDIVKKGQVLCIVEAMKLMNEIEAETDGKVVKILVESTTPVEFGQPLYLIDPLSGS from the coding sequence ATGGCTGATTCATCCAGAAGAGAAATCGAAGACCTTGTCGAAGTGTTAAACCGGTACCACCTGACCGAGTTGGAATTCGAAAAAAAAGGTGTGCGAATACGCATTAGGCGGGATCATGTGCCGGCTTCCTCCCAACAGGTAGACGTATCAAGGACCGTAGAGGCTGGTTCTTTCCAGGACCAACCGGTTCCTCTCCTCTCCTCCGAACCCGCACATTTCTTGACTGTGACCTCGCCCATTGTGGGAACCTTTTATCGTTCCCCCTCTCCTGATACGGATCCCTATGTCGAGGAAGGTGATATCGTCAAAAAAGGGCAGGTGCTCTGTATTGTCGAAGCCATGAAACTGATGAATGAAATTGAGGCAGAAACCGATGGAAAAGTTGTAAAAATTCTCGTAGAAAGCACGACTCCCGTTGAGTTCGGCCAACCACTCTATTTAATTGATCCATTGTCCGGGTCTTGA
- the efp gene encoding elongation factor P: MITTADFRNGARLELDGQPYYIVEFQHVKPGKGGAFVRTKLKGYKTGNVIDRTFRSGEKFDEPNLEECDMQFLYNAGEEYAFMDISSFEQFTYLKNQLGENVDLLKENTVVKILLYHDEPIAVELPVFMELKVVETDPGIRGDTASGGTKLATVETGASVKVPLYLESGEVIKIDTRTRTYVERAR, encoded by the coding sequence GTGATTACGACTGCAGATTTTCGAAATGGGGCTCGCTTGGAACTTGATGGGCAACCCTATTATATTGTGGAATTTCAACATGTAAAACCCGGTAAAGGCGGAGCCTTTGTTCGAACAAAATTGAAGGGCTATAAAACAGGGAATGTTATTGATCGTACATTTCGTTCCGGAGAAAAATTCGACGAACCCAATCTTGAGGAATGCGACATGCAGTTTCTCTATAACGCTGGGGAAGAATATGCGTTTATGGATATTAGTAGTTTTGAGCAGTTTACCTATCTTAAAAACCAATTGGGCGAAAACGTCGATTTGCTCAAAGAAAATACCGTCGTCAAAATTTTACTGTATCATGATGAGCCGATCGCGGTAGAGTTGCCCGTGTTTATGGAGTTAAAAGTCGTGGAAACCGATCCCGGTATCCGGGGAGATACGGCATCCGGTGGGACTAAGTTGGCAACTGTCGAGACCGGGGCCTCGGTAAAAGTTCCTCTCTATCTGGAATCCGGAGAAGTTATTAAAATTGATACGCGGACGCGCACCTATGTAGAACGGGCACGGTAA